Genomic segment of Panicum virgatum strain AP13 chromosome 9N, P.virgatum_v5, whole genome shotgun sequence:
CGgggcgcggtggaggccggTGAGCTCGGCGGGCGGCCTTAATGGCGCTTGGTgcggcggcgcgattcgcggcggtGACGCGATGGCTCGGGCAGTGATGATGCGCAGGGGAGGACGAGCACGTGGAGGGGCAGGCTGTGGGGCTCGGCGTCGAGCAGGGCggctcgagcggcgaggcggggtgCTGTGGGGCCGGCGACGTCGCTGTGCGCGAGCTGTGCGgctcgggcggcgaggcggcggcgctgtgcggtcgacgggcggcacggcgagcggcgcggccgcgtggaACGCGTGCTGCGCTCAGGCTCGTGCTCGTGTAGCGCGTGGGGGCGGTGGAACGACTCGCAGCGACGGGCAGcgcggcgggcgtcgcggcCGCGTGGTGCGCGTGGGCAGGGGCGCACGCATGCGCGCGTGGGCAGGGAAGGGAGCTCGTCGTGCGGGGCAGGCGAGCTGGGGCTGGGGAGGGGAGGCCGGCGTCGAGCGCGCTCGGTGCTGTGCTGCGCGTGCGGGAGGGCGTGGCAGAGAggaaagggagggaggagagagagagggaaaaagaaaaagaaaaaaaaagaaaaaggaaaaagaaaagaaaaagggacagagaaaaagagagagaaagaaaaagagagagaaagaaaaagagatcgcggcggcgggtttcgcggcggcgaccgcgaccagacgagcacgcgcgccggtcgggcgtgacgCGCGGAACGAGGAAGAATATGGAGACGTGACGGCGATtggattcggatgtcgggaCAGGTTTTTCGGGAGATTGGGAGATCGGGCGGCGGACGATTTCGGAtggattgagctcaacgatgaaaagagatttgaaaatatttttaacGCGTAATTTATTTTGATAAATTTCGGGCTGTTACACCATCCAAGCTTAGATCACACCTGGAACTTTCTTCACTAATAGTGGCATTTTCTATGTCCGATAGAAAGAGTCACTCAGAGCATGTCCAAGAGACTCTTTATTTTGCTTCTTCTAGCCAAAAATAGAAAACATCTCCAAAAAATAGCATCCAACAACTCTTCTATCTCAATCGTTATCCTACCACGCTAGCGATCTGCCCCTCCCCGCAGGCCAAATATTGAAGACGCCGCACGCTAGCTATCCCGCAGAAAGGAAGAGAATTCTGATTGTTTTTGGATGATGTGGGTCCATATTTTTAAATAAGGCCCATGTTTTAGCTAGTCTTTTGGATTACCCTATAGAATTAGGTgatattttatttttacaaaGCTGGTACAACCTTCAAATTTAgctaacaaaataaaaagactcttggagatgctcgaTCAATCTGATTTCTTGCGACACATCTATAGCCACATCATTGTCCCAAATTACAAACACACATCCTTCTTCATTTGTGTACAGGAAGAGCGTTTTGCCGTGCATGGGTGTTGCTTTTAGCTAGCGATGTTCTAATTTCAATCACAAAGATGCAAACGCTGTGTATTTTTCTTTAATGAACCCAACAAAATAGTGCGATTTTCATTGATATAGCggagaaaaatacaaatctacAGCCCTGGGAGGCCATAGCCAGAAAAACAAAATGAAACTGGAAAAAACAAGATTcgcccggttggattgggacgtcaACACGGGAAAACACAACTCAACTCATCCAGTTGGATTGAATCATCAACACGAGAAGGACTCGAAACTACATCAAGAGGCCTGACTAGAGATTGCTTCAACATGCGAACGCTATGTAACTTTAGTGGCATTGCTTCACCATTCTCCTCGCACATAGTTCCATTCACTCCACCATATCAATAGCGGAGATTCTTCTAATTTCGTAGATTTCAACTAGTGACATCGTTAGTTGTTGGATCATAATAATCTTTCTTACCGATCTAGACATGGTAACCTGAAGGAAAATTGACACATAATACTACCAGAACATCAACAATTTTATAGCACTGGAGCCCACACCTTAACAAGCACGGTGAACGACCCATACAACATCCATCATcccgaaagtttttttttgaatgaatgtCACCCCATGTgtgtttctatttttttcaatgACACAGTATAACTCAAACGCTCACAGCGCACGCATACCCATTCCTGTGAATGCACGTACGTAAACCCCACGCCTATGGACATCTTTGGAAACTTGAGTCGGCAAATTCTCTAAATTGATGAAGTTACCATAAACGTCTCGTTGTCGACGGGAATATTGCTTATTACTGAAAGCACAAACACCACCGTTAAATCCTAGAGTATAACATATCGGGAAAAAAATCTTAATCAACGTAATATAATTGTTCAGGGCTGATATATTGACGGTTAAAACTCTTTAACTCAAAACATCAACCTACTCTTAAGCTCATGCAAGACAATTTGAGCATTGGGTTCATTTCATATGTCTATTCAATCTGAAGCTCTCTTTTTTATCGGTTTGAGCGTGTCATGAGAGACAATTTGTGTCATACGGCACGTCTCAAGTCTTATGCTCTTTTTACCTTCGAAGTGTCGAGGAAGTTTCAGGGATTCGTTCAAGAATGGCGAATCAAGTTATGTCAAGAATGAGGAATCTGAATCCGGCGATCTCCAAATTCCAAGTTATTGTTCTTTTCCGCAGAGGCTTGACTGCTTGACAGGATAACAGGTTACTGATCAGGCGCGTACGTGCCGCGGACTAGCAGCAAGGACGGGTAACATGGCGGCATGGTGCTCAATCAACCTCCTATTTCCGAGGAGAAAGAGAGCTTGGCCTTTTCTGGTTAGTGGCTGGTAGCTGCAGCAGCAATAGAGCACTGATAGGCGTtcattcaaaaagaaaaaaacagttTGTTCAAAACAGAGCACTGATAGGCTGACAGCACGTTAATCACATGATTATTTCtttaaggccgtgtttagttacaaaaatcaaaattcaaaaaaaaaattccagcacctgcatggagacttaaatctatacgaaataaaaaacacattgcgactgctgtctgtaaatggcgagacgaatctaatgaacctaattaggctgtaattagatgctaaattgctacagtaaataacctctaatgacggattaattagagtcattagattcgtctcgcgatttacaaacgagttctgcaattatttttgtgattagtctatgtttagtacttcaaatgtagaaagatgtcttttcaaaaattttacagagtgcaaccaaacacggccccgTGGGGTCATCCAGTGCATGAGTGCGCCCCATCATCAATGTCAGTGAACGAACTAGGCCCTGATGCGAAACAAACGATTCATCAAAAACAAGTTCCTCAATGTTTACCCTTCACAATTATAGGATTGATACCATCCGGAGGTGCCTAGCGGGCTTAGCCCGGCTGGTGTAAGGCCCTGGCGGGCAGCAACTAGCTCGGGGGTTCGACCTCCCGCTGGCACCAAAAAAATTCTCTCTTCTACACCCATTTTCAAAGCAATGGATCGGTTAACTCATAAGTCAATAAGACAACAGGCTCCTGTGTAAGGGTGGAGCGGTCTAATCCCCGTaggtcaattttttttttttaccatacggAGGTAAAACAAGGCTAAAACCGGCCTAAAACATGTGATCCTCCCGTATTATCAGAAGAAACCACTAGCAAAAATCCACAGCAAACTGACAAGCCCGTCGGCTTTCAGGTGAAGATCTGCACGATTTGCGGAACCCAGCTTGTTTTTGTCCTGGTTCCTGGAGCTCAGCAAGAAATCAACAGGATGAGTAAAAAACACCAACAAGGTGCAGAAAGTGAAAAACaggatgagaaaaaaaaaggtattTCCCGACATGCGGTGCAGAAAGTGTTCGGGTGTGTTAGTTCACTTTGTATTTTATATTGTTACGTTTTTAGAAGAGAattttcaatatttgaagtattaaatgtagactaatcataaaattaattacatatctcgtctgtaaactacgagacgaatctaataagtctaattaatccatcactAGAGCTTGTTTATTGTAGTATTattgtagtaatttagtgtctaatcacattctaattaggcttattagattcgtctcgcgatttacattcCATTTTTgtaatataatttattttttgactacatttacTTCAAgcaatttacaaaaattttatattttacaTTTTGAAATCGAAACAAAGCGGAAAACGCGAGAAAAGCGCCGTCCTTTTTTGTTCCtttcctccccttcctctctctctctctcctccgtgCCGTTGCCACTGTTGCCGCACAGCAAGCCCCGCAGCACACCACGCAAgcaggagcagcggcagcggggcGCAATAATGCGCACGCGAGGGGGGCACAGCGGCATCACTGCTGCGGCAGTTATGGCCGCCGGGTTCCACCACGGCGTCTACTAGCGATACACTTCGAGCCCACCCCTTCCTTGATTCCTTCACCGCCCCGCTCCCGATCGCGGCACCGCGCCTGGCCCCCAACACAATCTTTTGCCGAGCGGCGCCGTTCATTGGGTGGCGACTGGCGAGGCGACCCCGGCTTCTCGCTGTGGTCTCGGTCGGCGTTGATCAGGTGATGCGTGTTTTATGGCTGCTTTTTACTCTTTTTTCCCCATCTTGTGAGATTGTGCGGTTTGGGCGGCGTGATACATTCGTGCCGGTGCTGATGGAAACTGGAAAGTTTGCGTTTTAGGTTGTTGCCAGTGCAAAGGGCGGAGCGATGGGCATCTCGGCGAGGTGGCTCAAGTCGTTGGTTGGGCTGAGGAAGGtggagcggcagcagcagcataaGGAGGATGAAGATGTTGGACGGATGGTATGGCATCTACCAATCAGTCTGCAGTTCTGGCGTATCTTGGTTCTTAAATTAGTGGTTGGTGAATTGATGCTGTTTATTGCCTAAACCTGATGTGGATTGTGCAAGGATCATGTTCAGAAAGAAAGGGAGAACTTATAAAATGGGCTTCTTTATCATATATCATGACAATTGCCAAATCCTAGGTTTGTAACGAACACTGTTGATGATCCTTCCCTGACTGAATTGGCGTTGCACCTGGTAATTCGTAATGCATTGTGTGTGTTAGTTTTGAATTTTACTGCAGAGTGCATATTCCTGGTAATTGGTACCTGCTTGGTTCAAAGCTTGCTAGAGTACATAAGAGCATAATGAAAAGTAATGGCAAATTGGCAATAGCTGTATCATTCATTGGCACCTTTTGAATTTCGAGGACTTAAAGCTTTCTGCTGCTGTGCAATCCCAAGAGCTGCAAACTAACAAACTGATTGTTATATAAATCACAACCCTTTATGTGTATTGTATCATTTGGCTTATGAGTTGTCAATTGGGAAAACTGCAGAAAAATGATGCCACAGACCAGTTACATGGCCAGAATCAGCAATTCAAAGATGACAGCAGCCTTGCAGCACAAGAAGATTTCACAGAAGTTGCTAATGGAAATGGTTCACGGGAAGGTGATTCGGATGTACCTTCATGCTTGGAACCCACTTGTGGTTCACCTCATATTCCACTGCCTCAAACTGAAGATGAACTCAATGAGATCTGGGCTGCTACAGTTATTCAGACAGCATTTAGAGCTTTCTTGGTATGCATTCATACTGTCATGTGGATTCAGATCCAATGCATGCAAGTGCAGACTTCTGAAAATGTTGTCAGCTCCAATATCTCAGCAAACCTGAATAGGCACTATTGTACTCAAAACCTCAATATTCTTTGTGTTTTCACCACTTGTTTTACCTTATCAGTTACATAcagttttaattccaaataaaccACATGCAGTAAGTCATTTGACTAATTGACAACTTTATATATAAAAAGATATTGAGTTTTAGCAAAAATAAAATTGTCCTGCTAGATCATTCTGTTATATTTATCaggtttacattttttttttcatctcaGTTCTGGTTGTAGCTAATGCCAATGCAATTTGAATTTCCTGATGCAACTAAACCAATTAACCTTATATTCTAAATTCTAACTATGGTTTTGTATCTGTCCATGGGTGTATTCACTAAATGATGCTTGAATCAATATGTTCACAATCTGATTGTATATTGCCATTCGCATCTGTAAAGTTGGCAAAAAAAGTGTTCTTTGCCTTAGAAACATAGAGACGTCACCATCATTCTCACTTAATGTTTTAGTTCTCTATGGTTCTCACCTGGGTAATTCTCTTTTTCAGGCTAGGAGAGCCCGTCGAGCTCTAAAAGGACTGGTTAGGCTTCAAGCCCTTGTAAGAGGTCATATAGTGCGAAAACAGGCTGCTATAACGCTCCGCTGTATGCAAGCTTTGGTCAGGGTTCAAGCTCGTGTTAGAGCAAGGCGAGTTCGCATGGCTTTGGAAAACCAGATCGAACAGCAAAATAGTTCACCAGAGCCAACGAAGGAGGCACAAGTTAGAGAAATTGAGGTGAGATTCGCAAGTTGCCAAAGCAAGGCATCCTATCATCCTGTGATTTCTTTGGCGGATAGTTATACATGCTGCTACCATGACATGATTTGATTACAAATTACCATATTTTCCTCTAGAAACGTATCCTGCTCTTCTCATTAGAAAATAACTAACATGGCCATGCAACGATTTGGTTTGTTTGTGAACTTATAGCATTGTCTTAAATTACAGGATGGCTGGTGTGATAGTATCGGTTCTGTGGAAGATATCCAAACAAAACTTTTAAAGAGGCAGGAAGCTGCAGCTAAACGCGAGCGAGCCATGGCCTATGCTCTTACTCATCAGGTTGTTTATCCAACTTTTACACCAGCATATTGCACAAACTGTTATTCTGGTAATAAGAATTTTACTGAAGCAGTAAATCATGGAAAGAGTGAATGTTgtaatgcatgaaacttgctctagtttaaatgtaCGGTAAATATATTATGGACATCTGTGAAACGATCTGGTTTGTCGTTTGACCCTACTAGCCTGCTATCTTCTGTAATGGGTTTCTGTAGTATCTACAGCAAGGATGTTTTCTGTTGCCTGTTGGATACTAAGAATTCCTTCCATAGGGAACAAT
This window contains:
- the LOC120688256 gene encoding protein IQ-DOMAIN 1-like, translating into MGISARWLKSLVGLRKVERQQQHKEDEDVGRMKNDATDQLHGQNQQFKDDSSLAAQEDFTEVANGNGSREGDSDVPSCLEPTCGSPHIPLPQTEDELNEIWAATVIQTAFRAFLARRARRALKGLVRLQALVRGHIVRKQAAITLRCMQALVRVQARVRARRVRMALENQIEQQNSSPEPTKEAQVREIEDGWCDSIGSVEDIQTKLLKRQEAAAKRERAMAYALTHQWQASSRQATAFEPDKNSWGWNWLERWMAVRPWESRFLGAYTADGIVKVNEFKQPDRSATKTPYRKPVKKHDSSLQPNTLNQKVFPSNLEGGGSSTNRSSGPASGKSRLKVLPREGSDEASSRPSGLGVRSTSNPKERTSTGNPKERNGDLDCQVHKRLSLPGSGVEAGKRLTRKATVNRSLKSTKDHQMLQTRHHLASSIDLLPNRVELQT